A region from the Muribaculum gordoncarteri genome encodes:
- the ribD gene encoding bifunctional diaminohydroxyphosphoribosylaminopyrimidine deaminase/5-amino-6-(5-phosphoribosylamino)uracil reductase RibD, whose amino-acid sequence MMEIDTRYMKRAIELARHAGLANTSPNPMVGAVIVRDGMIIGEGYHRRCGEGHAEVNAIASVSDPELLKDSTIYVTLEPCSHYGKTPPCSQLIIDKGIPRVVVGSLDPYEKVSGRGVKMLRDAGIEVTTGVLEDECRAVNPVFMTAHSLRRPWVTLKWAQSADGYIDRLRDPSQPPAQLSTPLTATLMHRQRTMHDAIMAGSSTVISDNPSLTPRLWPGRNPKRVIMSRHNSIPADCRLLTDGLPVTVSRSGSVAEELERLYAEGTTSVLVEGGAKLLQSFIDAGLWDMMRVETSPLTLGEGVKAPKVDKIPSQSLTIDNNRIDYFVRDGLLGVKNL is encoded by the coding sequence ATGATGGAAATCGACACTCGATATATGAAGCGTGCCATCGAGCTTGCGCGACACGCGGGATTAGCCAACACATCGCCCAACCCCATGGTGGGTGCCGTGATAGTGCGCGACGGAATGATAATAGGCGAAGGCTACCACCGCCGATGCGGAGAGGGACACGCCGAGGTCAACGCCATCGCATCGGTATCGGACCCGGAGCTGCTCAAGGACTCGACAATCTACGTGACGCTCGAGCCATGCTCCCACTACGGCAAGACCCCGCCATGCTCGCAGCTCATAATCGACAAAGGCATACCTCGTGTAGTCGTAGGCTCGCTCGACCCCTACGAAAAAGTGAGCGGACGCGGAGTCAAGATGCTGCGTGACGCCGGCATCGAGGTGACGACCGGAGTTCTCGAAGATGAGTGCAGGGCCGTCAACCCGGTGTTTATGACAGCCCACTCGCTGCGCCGCCCCTGGGTAACGCTGAAATGGGCCCAAAGCGCCGATGGCTACATCGACAGGCTTCGCGACCCGTCACAGCCGCCCGCACAGCTGTCGACACCGCTCACCGCCACACTCATGCACCGTCAGCGCACGATGCATGACGCCATAATGGCGGGCAGCAGCACCGTGATAAGCGACAACCCCTCGCTCACGCCACGGCTATGGCCGGGACGCAACCCCAAGAGAGTCATAATGTCGCGTCACAACTCCATTCCAGCCGACTGCCGACTGCTCACCGACGGACTGCCCGTCACCGTGTCACGCTCAGGGAGCGTAGCCGAAGAGCTTGAGAGGCTCTATGCCGAAGGGACGACATCGGTGCTCGTCGAGGGTGGCGCAAAGCTTTTGCAGTCGTTCATCGACGCGGGACTTTGGGACATGATGCGTGTCGAAACTTCGCCATTGACACTCGGCGAAGGCGTAAAAGCCCCCAAGGTCGATAAAATTCCCTCACAATCATTAACAATCGACAACAACCGCATCGACTATTTTGTCCGTGACGGCCTTCTTGGCGTTAAAAACCTATAA
- a CDS encoding DUF6242 domain-containing protein, with translation MTRKLTAYALMAIMFVASFTACNSSDPIEIDDNGYNIEVLYSNTAITSFSLKPNTKVLANLDSVYFTIDLVGARIFNAQPLPYGTKITKLLADIGTNGSSKIEVKVTDSKVMKDTTLVYNTSSIDSIDFSANVSIIVTSLNELQKRTYDVKVNVYDVKPDSLYWGKTEWAKLTDNGTPKAQKAVEYLDKVYSFVKTTDYSLTVIDGDMETTEAVTFPAEPNLRTLTASSNALYVLSTTGDMYKSTDGKSWSATGMKWNHIYGGYGDKIIGNKYENGKYIHTMYPASADFTESEVATDCPVSGTSDMLLFDNKWSTNPQTLMVGGRKADGSLTGEAWGFDGSKWSRISEKSIPTPCEGMSLFPYFTFKTSTSNWHVTEYTTLFALGGRKADGVNSPTVYISLDQGITWKVADELAKLPMYIPSMAYSQAIVRKSILTARSASGKWQETAPIALPAWWMIADNGASSRAIAPIKEWECPYVYLYGGIDRYGNVCNTVWRGVINRLTFKPLQ, from the coding sequence ATGACAAGAAAATTAACAGCATACGCTCTGATGGCAATCATGTTTGTCGCCTCTTTTACAGCGTGCAACAGCAGTGATCCCATAGAGATAGATGACAACGGCTATAACATCGAGGTGCTATATTCCAACACGGCCATAACCTCGTTCAGCCTTAAGCCTAACACAAAAGTACTTGCCAATCTCGACTCGGTATACTTTACAATAGACCTTGTGGGCGCACGCATATTCAATGCCCAGCCGCTCCCCTACGGCACAAAGATCACCAAGCTCCTTGCCGACATAGGCACCAACGGAAGCTCCAAGATAGAGGTGAAGGTGACCGACAGCAAGGTGATGAAGGACACAACACTCGTCTACAACACATCGTCGATCGACAGTATCGACTTCAGCGCCAATGTGTCGATCATCGTCACATCGCTCAACGAGCTGCAGAAGCGCACCTACGACGTGAAGGTAAACGTTTACGATGTAAAGCCCGACTCACTCTACTGGGGCAAGACCGAATGGGCCAAGCTGACCGACAACGGCACTCCCAAAGCTCAGAAGGCTGTCGAATACCTCGACAAGGTGTACAGCTTCGTAAAGACCACCGACTACTCGCTCACCGTAATAGACGGTGACATGGAAACTACCGAAGCCGTGACATTCCCGGCCGAACCCAACCTGCGCACTCTCACAGCGTCGTCCAATGCACTCTACGTGCTGTCGACCACAGGCGATATGTATAAGTCGACCGACGGCAAATCATGGAGCGCCACAGGCATGAAATGGAACCACATCTACGGCGGTTACGGCGACAAGATAATAGGCAACAAGTACGAAAACGGCAAATACATCCACACAATGTATCCCGCCTCGGCCGACTTCACCGAAAGCGAAGTCGCAACCGACTGCCCCGTATCGGGCACCAGCGACATGCTGCTGTTTGACAACAAATGGAGCACCAACCCGCAGACCCTCATGGTGGGCGGCCGCAAAGCCGACGGTTCACTGACAGGCGAAGCATGGGGATTTGACGGATCGAAATGGTCGCGCATCAGCGAAAAGAGCATCCCCACCCCCTGCGAAGGCATGTCACTCTTCCCCTACTTCACGTTCAAGACCTCGACATCCAACTGGCACGTGACCGAGTACACCACACTCTTTGCACTCGGCGGACGCAAAGCCGACGGCGTCAACTCACCCACCGTGTACATATCGCTCGACCAGGGCATAACATGGAAGGTAGCCGACGAGCTCGCCAAGTTGCCGATGTATATTCCGTCAATGGCCTATTCGCAGGCAATAGTGCGCAAGAGCATTCTCACCGCCCGCTCCGCTTCAGGCAAATGGCAGGAAACAGCGCCCATCGCCCTGCCGGCATGGTGGATGATCGCCGACAACGGAGCTTCAAGCCGCGCGATAGCACCCATAAAAGAGTGGGAATGCCCCTATGTATATCTATACGGAGGTATCGACCGCTACGGCAATGTATGTAACACGGTTTGGCGCGGAGTCATAAACCGACTCACGTTCAAGCCGCTGCAATAA
- the porG gene encoding type IX secretion system protein PorG: MSRCIIASAASWAIAIILSVTATLPTQAQETAYRFDLGAGLGTSGYLGDANTSNFLKHPGFAAQVSFRYLIDPRWSIRATLLTAGLSGNSADMTNVLPGGAEYRFTSQVYDLGARVEFNFLNYGIGESYRKLSRWSPYIALGAGVTVASSGGTFTAMNLPMGAGVKYKLQQRINLGLEWTMTKVLGDRVDGEVLDDPYMIKSSFIKNTDWYSTIMITISYEIGQRCRNCFYID; the protein is encoded by the coding sequence ATGTCACGTTGCATCATAGCAAGTGCCGCCTCTTGGGCGATTGCCATCATATTGTCGGTAACGGCAACGCTGCCGACGCAAGCACAGGAAACGGCCTACCGATTTGACCTCGGAGCCGGACTCGGAACAAGCGGTTACCTCGGTGACGCCAACACGAGCAACTTCCTGAAGCATCCGGGCTTTGCCGCCCAGGTGAGCTTCCGCTACCTCATCGATCCCCGCTGGTCGATAAGAGCTACGCTTCTCACCGCCGGATTAAGCGGCAACAGTGCCGACATGACAAACGTTCTGCCCGGAGGGGCGGAATACCGATTCACCTCACAGGTCTACGACCTCGGAGCGCGAGTCGAATTCAACTTTTTGAACTACGGCATAGGCGAATCCTACCGTAAGCTGAGCCGATGGAGCCCTTACATCGCACTGGGTGCGGGTGTCACGGTGGCATCGTCGGGAGGCACGTTTACGGCCATGAATCTGCCTATGGGTGCAGGAGTGAAGTACAAGCTGCAACAGCGCATCAATCTCGGGCTTGAATGGACTATGACAAAGGTGCTCGGCGATCGTGTCGACGGCGAAGTCCTCGACGATCCCTACATGATCAAGAGCTCGTTTATCAAGAACACCGACTGGTACTCGACAATAATGATTACAATCAGTTACGAGATAGGTCAACGTTGCCGCAACTGCTTCTATATTGATTAA